Within the Pseudoxanthomonas sp. Root65 genome, the region TCGATACTTCGTTGTCGCCGGGCACGCTCGCCGGCGCTGCAGCCGCTGCCGCTGCGGGATCCACCGCCTGTGGTGCCGCCGACGACGTTGCGGGACCCGGCGCGGCCGGCGGCACGGGGAACTCGCGCTCGGGCAAGGCTGCCGCTGCGAAGTCATCGTCCACGCGGTAGTTGGTCACGCGGAATCCGAGCGGATTGAGCAGCCGGTCCTCTTCACCCAGGCGGAGGTCGGGGTTGTAGGTGAACTCCATCGTCGCGATCTTGCTGTCCAGCGCCTGCGAGCTTCCGCGTCCCTTGTCGTAGACGCTGCGCTGGAAGCGCACGGTCGCTCCCGTCGGGCGCTGTCCGCCGGTGCCCCCGATCAGCACGATGCTGAGGATGCGGACGCGGACTGCGCGGCCGCCGCCATACAGGCGGAACGGCCGATCCGGATTGCTCTCGGAATGGAGTGCTGTGTAGGCCGGCGCCACCGCAGGCCCGGCCATCGACAACGTGGTGCGCCAGTTGCGCTGACCGATCAGGCCGGAGTCGTAGGACTCGCGGGCAAGGACGAACTGCGCCACGTTGCTCTTGTTGATGGCTTCCTCGGTGGTGACATCGCGGTCCTGGAAGTTGCCCGACAGGCGCGCCACGCTGGCGGTCCCGGTGTAGGGATCGGCCATCACCAGATACGGCACCTTCTCCTTCAGCGGCAGGAACAGGAAGTAGCCGCCTGCCAGGATCAGCGACATCACGATGGCCGACCACGCGACCAGCCAGGCGCGCCGTTCACTCTTGCGCGCGCGCTCGGCCAGCGTCAGTTCGAAGCTCACGCCCTGCGCCACGGCGCGATCGA harbors:
- a CDS encoding type IV secretion system protein encodes the protein MFRKKTSSPDIDRAVAQGVSFELTLAERARKSERRAWLVAWSAIVMSLILAGGYFLFLPLKEKVPYLVMADPYTGTASVARLSGNFQDRDVTTEEAINKSNVAQFVLARESYDSGLIGQRNWRTTLSMAGPAVAPAYTALHSESNPDRPFRLYGGGRAVRVRILSIVLIGGTGGQRPTGATVRFQRSVYDKGRGSSQALDSKIATMEFTYNPDLRLGEEDRLLNPLGFRVTNYRVDDDFAAAALPEREFPVPPAAPGPATSSAAPQAVDPAAAAAAAPASVPGDNEVSTAPLPAEQSETETRPGVPPQ